One stretch of Arachis duranensis cultivar V14167 chromosome 1, aradu.V14167.gnm2.J7QH, whole genome shotgun sequence DNA includes these proteins:
- the LOC107489564 gene encoding uncharacterized protein LOC107489564: protein MPPRRRSDREGSTINNPPRNDDNLFAAIHAMAEAVREMATATTRAVNRLGERNREHNNDRNGENGRNGDGDNMNHHRPMTLAAFLKVNPPKFKGTTVATEADNWFRGIERSLRAQHVPEKQYVEFATYMLEGDAQHWWQGIQRLLQQDEGNILWNVFKEEFYMKYFPRATREAKEMELMQLKQGSMSVAEYTRKFEDLCHFSKVCQGNPADFEEWKCLKFEGGLREDLLNSVVPLEIRNFAELVNKSQLVEDCAKKIAAARMNRLGSSFQNYNRYTTPQGRNFKQGAMPSRRYNQNRNVHARPIGGNGGRMRQDMGKRPQQAQMRPVCRQCGKEHGSRPCQLTGIICFSCGQPGVRRSQYKE from the coding sequence ATGCCTCCACGGAGACGTAGCGATCGGGAAGGGTCTACTATTAACAATCCGCCGCGAAACGATGATAATCTGTTTGCTGCGATTCACGCTATGGCTGAGGCTGTGCGTGAAATGGCGACTGCTACTACCCGAGCAGTTAACCGTCTGGGGGAACGTAATAGAGAGCATAACAATGACCGTAATGGTGAGAATGGTAGGAACGGTGATGGAGATAACATGAATCATCATAGGCCTATGACATTAGCTGCTTTCTTGAAAGTTAATCCACCGAAGTTCAAGGGTACGACTGTAGCAACTGAAGCTGATAATTGGTTCCGAGGCATAGAAAGGTCCTTGAGGGCACAGCATGTCCCGGAAAAACAGTATGTAGAATTTGCTACTTATATGTTGGAAGGGGATGCTCAGCACTGGTGGCAGGGCATTCAACGTTTACTGCAGCAAGATGAGGGTAATATTTTGTGGAATGTTTTCAAAGAAGAGTTCTATATGAAGTACTTTCCTAGAGCTACTCGTGAGgcaaaggagatggagttgATGCAGTTAAAACAGGGAAGTATGTCTGTTGCTGAGTATACAAGGAAGTTTGAGGATTTATGTCATTTTTCCAAGGTTTGTCAAGGGAATCCAGCAGATTTCGAAGAGTGGAAATGTTTGAAATTTGAAGGAGGACTCCGTGAAGATTTGTTGAACTCAGTGGTTCCATTGGAAATACGGAATTTTGCGGAGTTGGTTAATAAGAGTCAGCTAGTAGAGGACTGTGCTAAGAAGATAGCTGCAGCCCGGATGAATCGCCTAggatcttcttttcaaaattataatcGGTATACAACTCCTCAGGGAAGGAATTTTAAGCAGGGAGCAATGCCTTCACGAAGGTACAATCAGAATAGAAATGTTCATGCACGTCCTATAGGAGGGAATGGAGGAAGAATGAGACAGGATATGGGTAAGCGACCTCAGCAGGCGCAGATGCGACCAGTATGTAGGCAGTGTGGAAAGGAGCATGGAAGTAGACCTTGTCAGCTTACAGGAATTATCTGTTTTTCTTGTGGTCAGCCTGGTGTCCGAAGAAGCCAGTACAAGGAATAG